A stretch of Desulfurivibrio alkaliphilus AHT 2 DNA encodes these proteins:
- the eno gene encoding phosphopyruvate hydratase, translating to MGEIIGVLGREVIDSRGNPTVEVEVYLDSGVGGRALVPSGASTGTREALELRDTRKKRYLGKGVETAVANVNNIIGPALVGLESTEQVLIDRMMLELDGTENKKKLGANAILGVSMAVARASAEDVGLPLYSYLGGVNAKVLPVPMMNVLNGGAHADNNVDVQEFMVMPLGAPNFKEALRMGVETFHALKAVLKKAGHQTAVGDEGGFAPNLRSNEEAMECLLEAIVKAGYKPGKDIAIALDVAASELYDAKSKSYVLAAEKKPKKKAAELVKLYASWIKKYPLVSIEDGLAEGDWSGWKTMTEELGDKVQIVGDDIFVTNTGILAKGIKQGVANSILVKLNQIGSVTETLDAVSMAQRAGYTAVISHRSGETEDTTIADLSVALNTGQIKTGAPSRTDRVAKYNQLLRIEEELGAAAGYAGAAALQLKP from the coding sequence ATGGGTGAAATTATCGGTGTGCTGGGGCGTGAGGTAATCGATTCGCGGGGCAATCCCACGGTGGAGGTGGAGGTCTACCTTGACTCCGGAGTCGGTGGTCGGGCCCTGGTGCCTTCCGGTGCTTCCACCGGGACTCGGGAAGCCCTCGAATTGCGAGATACCAGGAAAAAAAGGTATCTCGGCAAAGGGGTGGAAACGGCGGTGGCCAACGTTAACAACATTATCGGACCGGCCCTGGTGGGGCTGGAATCCACCGAGCAAGTCCTGATAGATCGGATGATGCTGGAACTGGATGGGACCGAGAACAAGAAAAAACTGGGGGCCAATGCCATCCTTGGTGTTTCCATGGCCGTGGCCCGGGCCTCGGCGGAAGATGTGGGGTTACCGCTTTACAGCTACCTGGGCGGGGTTAACGCCAAGGTGTTGCCGGTACCGATGATGAACGTGCTTAACGGTGGAGCCCATGCCGATAACAACGTGGATGTCCAGGAGTTCATGGTCATGCCGCTGGGGGCGCCGAACTTCAAGGAAGCCCTGCGCATGGGGGTGGAAACCTTTCACGCCCTGAAAGCAGTGCTGAAAAAGGCCGGGCATCAGACGGCGGTGGGCGATGAAGGCGGTTTTGCCCCCAATCTGCGCTCCAACGAAGAGGCCATGGAGTGTCTGCTGGAGGCTATTGTCAAGGCCGGCTACAAGCCGGGCAAGGATATTGCCATTGCCCTTGATGTGGCCGCCAGCGAGCTTTACGACGCCAAAAGCAAATCTTATGTGCTGGCCGCCGAGAAAAAGCCCAAGAAAAAGGCTGCTGAACTGGTCAAACTTTATGCTTCCTGGATCAAAAAATACCCCCTGGTTTCCATTGAAGACGGTCTGGCCGAGGGCGACTGGTCCGGCTGGAAGACCATGACCGAGGAACTGGGTGATAAGGTGCAGATCGTGGGTGATGATATCTTTGTTACCAATACCGGCATTCTGGCCAAAGGCATCAAGCAAGGGGTGGCCAACTCCATCCTGGTTAAGCTGAACCAGATCGGCAGCGTCACCGAAACCCTGGATGCGGTAAGCATGGCCCAGCGGGCCGGTTACACCGCGGTGATCTCCCACCGTTCCGGGGAAACCGAAGATACCACCATTGCCGACCTCAGTGTGGCCCTGAACACCGGCCAGATCAAAACCGGCGCCCCTTCCCGTACCGACCGGGTGGCCAAGTACAATCAGTTGCTGCGGATTGAAGAGGAGTTGGGGGCCGCTGCCGGTTATGCCGGGGCGGCAGCCCTGCAACTTAAACCTTGA
- a CDS encoding type II secretion system F family protein: MPFYVWKGVNSYGEKRKGKLEAPNEAAARAQLKRMRVTPSTVKEAPKDLFADIALFQPKVTGKDVVIFTRQLSTMIDAGLPLVQSLQILGDQQENPTFKKVLKEVRTDVETGSTFADSLKKHPEIFDNLYCNMMEAGEVGGILDTICSRLAVFMEKSQALQKKVKGAMTYPIICLAISLIVMAVMLIFVVPVFEEMFADFGSALPAPTQVVVNFSEFAQSYFIYMLIFLFLLVYAVKRIYKTEKGQLKIDDLLLRMPIVGTLLRRVAVAKFSRTLGTMLQSGVPILESLRVVARTAGNKVIERSVLRVTDSIREGRAIAEPLAETGVFPGMVVQMINVGEATGALDTMLVKIADFYDEEVDQAVENLTAAIEPLMMVFLGGMIGGLVVAMYLPIFGMAEAIG, encoded by the coding sequence ATGCCTTTTTATGTCTGGAAAGGGGTTAATTCCTACGGTGAGAAACGTAAGGGCAAGCTGGAAGCACCCAACGAGGCAGCCGCCCGGGCACAGTTGAAGCGGATGCGGGTCACTCCTTCGACGGTTAAGGAGGCCCCCAAAGATCTTTTTGCCGATATCGCTTTATTTCAGCCCAAGGTAACCGGCAAAGATGTGGTGATCTTCACCCGTCAGCTCTCCACCATGATCGATGCCGGCCTGCCTTTGGTGCAGAGCCTGCAAATACTTGGCGATCAGCAGGAAAATCCCACCTTTAAAAAGGTGCTCAAAGAGGTCCGGACCGATGTGGAAACCGGTTCCACCTTTGCCGATTCCCTGAAAAAACACCCCGAGATTTTCGATAATCTGTACTGCAACATGATGGAAGCCGGGGAAGTGGGCGGTATTTTGGATACCATCTGCTCCCGGCTGGCTGTTTTCATGGAAAAAAGCCAGGCCCTGCAGAAAAAGGTCAAGGGGGCCATGACCTACCCTATTATCTGCCTGGCCATTTCTCTGATTGTTATGGCGGTGATGTTGATTTTCGTGGTCCCGGTCTTTGAAGAGATGTTTGCCGATTTTGGTTCGGCCCTGCCGGCGCCCACCCAGGTGGTGGTAAACTTCAGTGAGTTTGCCCAAAGTTATTTTATATACATGCTGATTTTCCTGTTCCTGCTGGTCTACGCCGTCAAGCGAATCTACAAGACCGAAAAGGGGCAGCTTAAAATCGATGATCTGCTGCTTAGGATGCCCATTGTCGGCACCCTGTTGCGCCGGGTGGCGGTGGCCAAGTTTTCCCGGACCCTTGGTACCATGCTGCAGAGCGGGGTGCCCATTCTCGAATCGCTGCGGGTGGTGGCGCGGACGGCCGGCAACAAGGTAATTGAACGATCGGTCCTGCGGGTTACCGACAGCATCCGGGAGGGGCGGGCAATCGCCGAACCCCTGGCCGAAACCGGGGTTTTCCCGGGGATGGTGGTGCAGATGATCAACGTTGGTGAGGCGACCGGGGCGCTGGATACCATGCTGGTCAAGATCGCCGATTTTTATGACGAGGAAGTGGACCAGGCGGTGGAGAACCTGACGGCGGCCATTGAGCCGTTGATGATGGTTTTTCTGGGCGGCATGATCGGCGGCCTGGTGGTCGCCATGTACCTGCCTATTTTCGGCATGGCCGAGGCCATTGGTTAA
- a CDS encoding PxxKW family cysteine-rich protein, with protein MAKAAPQQEDTSKYTSGQFQTIIDQCEGCGRIVTAGADKFCRTYAVPAAKWRQGLCNFATHAKPEIVAAAAKINPLKASKRAAAKKKK; from the coding sequence ATGGCAAAGGCAGCACCCCAACAGGAAGACACCAGCAAGTACACCAGCGGCCAGTTTCAGACGATCATCGACCAATGTGAAGGCTGCGGCCGGATCGTGACAGCCGGCGCCGACAAGTTCTGCCGGACCTACGCCGTTCCGGCGGCCAAATGGCGCCAGGGTCTGTGCAACTTTGCCACCCACGCCAAGCCGGAAATCGTGGCCGCCGCCGCCAAGATCAATCCGCTGAAGGCCTCCAAACGGGCCGCGGCCAAAAAGAAGAAGTAA
- a CDS encoding membrane protein, protein MLATSRTLVFLLLLAATLVLGGCATRPPANSNNLCEIFEENRSWHRQARQAEKRWGIPVPVKMAFVHQESSFQARAKPPRKRFLRIFPGSRPSSAYGYSQALDGTWEEYRQDAGRRLARRNNFGDAIDFVGWYNARSVRCCNIRPNDAYRLYLAYHEGHGGYRRGTYRNKPELQRVARRVAAQANRYEQQYNQCRSRLERRWIFF, encoded by the coding sequence ATGCTGGCAACCAGTCGTACTCTGGTGTTTTTGTTGCTGCTGGCGGCTACGCTGGTGCTGGGTGGCTGTGCGACCAGGCCGCCGGCCAACTCCAATAATCTGTGCGAAATTTTCGAGGAAAACCGGAGCTGGCATCGCCAGGCCCGGCAAGCGGAAAAGCGCTGGGGCATTCCGGTGCCGGTGAAGATGGCCTTTGTGCATCAGGAGTCGAGCTTCCAGGCCCGGGCCAAGCCGCCCCGCAAGCGATTTTTGCGGATTTTCCCAGGTTCCCGGCCGTCCAGCGCCTATGGCTACTCCCAGGCGCTGGACGGTACCTGGGAGGAGTACCGGCAGGATGCGGGCAGGCGGCTTGCCCGGCGCAACAATTTTGGGGATGCCATCGATTTTGTCGGCTGGTACAACGCCAGAAGTGTCCGTTGCTGCAATATTCGCCCCAATGATGCCTATCGGCTTTACCTGGCCTATCATGAAGGCCATGGTGGCTACCGCCGGGGAACTTACCGGAACAAGCCGGAGTTGCAGCGGGTGGCACGTCGGGTTGCCGCCCAGGCCAACCGTTACGAGCAGCAGTACAACCAGTGCCGCAGCCGCCTGGAGCGACGCTGGATCTTTTTTTGA
- a CDS encoding SO_0444 family Cu/Zn efflux transporter, with translation MLLFFSNTLGLALDAAPWLLLGLALAGLIKAWIPERLLTRWLGGTGISAVLRASLVGAPLPLCSCGAIPLALALHRGGASRGPCTAFMVGTPGVGVDSVALTYVLLGPLLAIIRPLAAIFSALTTGMLVGLTGKTAAKQAATGVALKSASSSAVDSCSNSCACRLPTSPAASTAATETAASRIAALTAGLRYAFTEVLDDISWWLLLGLLLAGLLLTLVPPGFLAQYATGLPAMLLMAVVGIPMYLCAQAATPVAAALIISGVSPGTALVFLLAGPITSIATLTVFRNEFGTAAMVLYLAGVAGSAVLGGVLTDALITFWAVDLAAQVGAARELLPLWLRYASLLLLLGLAARPIRRRFF, from the coding sequence TTGCTGCTTTTTTTTAGCAATACCCTGGGGCTGGCCCTGGATGCCGCCCCCTGGCTGCTTTTGGGTCTGGCCCTGGCCGGGCTTATCAAGGCCTGGATTCCGGAGCGGTTGCTTACCCGCTGGCTGGGCGGTACCGGAATATCGGCCGTGCTTCGAGCCTCGTTGGTCGGGGCACCTTTGCCCCTCTGTTCCTGCGGGGCAATCCCTCTGGCCTTGGCCCTTCACCGGGGCGGCGCCTCCCGCGGCCCCTGCACCGCTTTCATGGTCGGCACGCCCGGGGTCGGGGTCGATTCCGTAGCCCTGACCTATGTCCTGCTGGGCCCTCTGCTGGCAATCATCCGCCCCCTGGCGGCCATCTTCAGTGCCCTGACGACCGGGATGCTTGTTGGGCTGACCGGCAAGACCGCCGCCAAGCAGGCGGCAACCGGAGTTGCGCTTAAATCTGCATCTTCATCGGCCGTCGATTCCTGTTCTAACTCCTGCGCCTGCCGTTTGCCCACTTCCCCTGCTGCCTCCACCGCCGCCACCGAGACGGCCGCTTCTCGAATTGCGGCCTTGACGGCGGGGCTTCGCTACGCTTTCACTGAAGTTCTTGATGATATCTCCTGGTGGCTGCTGTTGGGGCTGCTGCTGGCCGGTCTGTTGCTGACTCTGGTGCCCCCTGGGTTTCTGGCCCAGTATGCCACCGGTCTGCCCGCCATGCTGCTGATGGCGGTGGTTGGGATTCCCATGTATCTTTGTGCCCAAGCTGCCACGCCGGTGGCGGCAGCCCTGATCATCAGCGGGGTCTCGCCTGGTACCGCCCTGGTTTTCCTGTTGGCTGGCCCCATTACCAGCATTGCCACCCTGACGGTGTTTCGTAACGAGTTCGGCACTGCGGCCATGGTCCTTTATCTGGCTGGAGTGGCCGGGAGCGCGGTGCTTGGCGGGGTGTTGACCGATGCGCTGATAACTTTTTGGGCAGTGGATCTGGCCGCCCAGGTTGGGGCGGCCAGGGAGCTGTTGCCCCTTTGGCTCAGGTATGCCTCCCTGCTATTATTGCTGGGCCTGGCTGCAAGACCGATACGCCGCCGCTTCTTTTAG
- a CDS encoding sulfurtransferase TusA family protein — translation MSAEQSVAATKNLRGVNCPMNLVYTKVAMKDIQPGEILEIILDEGPPINNVPGSVKKEGHEVLSQTRLEDGAWSVLVRKAG, via the coding sequence ATGAGTGCAGAACAGTCAGTCGCCGCCACCAAAAACCTGCGCGGGGTCAACTGCCCGATGAATCTGGTTTACACCAAGGTGGCCATGAAAGATATCCAGCCCGGCGAGATTCTGGAAATCATTCTTGATGAAGGCCCTCCCATCAACAACGTGCCGGGCTCGGTGAAAAAAGAGGGGCACGAGGTCTTGTCGCAGACCAGGCTGGAAGACGGCGCCTGGTCGGTTCTGGTGCGCAAGGCCGGCTGA
- a CDS encoding M67 family metallopeptidase, which yields MTLEIEEKVLAAILEHGRREMPNEACGYLAAKNGVVGCHLELTNQDAAPDHFTMDPAEQFAAMRKMREEGLQMAAVYHTHPETPARPSEEDIRLAHDPAMVYVIVSLLTGVEPIRAFRINRGEVSEVPIRVLAER from the coding sequence ATGACTTTAGAGATTGAAGAAAAGGTGCTGGCGGCTATACTGGAACACGGGCGGCGGGAGATGCCCAACGAGGCCTGCGGTTATCTGGCGGCCAAAAATGGGGTGGTGGGGTGCCATCTTGAGTTGACCAACCAGGATGCCGCCCCGGATCATTTCACCATGGATCCGGCGGAACAGTTTGCGGCCATGCGCAAAATGCGGGAAGAGGGGCTGCAGATGGCGGCGGTCTACCACACCCACCCGGAAACGCCGGCCAGGCCTTCGGAAGAGGATATTCGTCTGGCTCATGACCCCGCCATGGTGTACGTTATAGTCAGCCTGCTGACCGGGGTGGAGCCGATTCGGGCTTTCCGGATCAACCGGGGCGAGGTCAGCGAGGTGCCGATCCGGGTGCTGGCCGAACGCTAG
- a CDS encoding HesA/MoeB/ThiF family protein, translated as MDYSAEQLERYSRHIILQEVGVEGQEKIAAARVLIVGAGGLGSPAALYLAAAGIGTIGIVDGDVVDLSNLQRQIAHHTKDVGREKVLSAQEKMVAINPGVKVQTHRMLLKADNIREVIRDYDFVLDGTDNFPTKFLVNDACVMENIPFSHGGILRFDGQTMTVLPGKSSCYRCTFRQPPPPDAVPTCSQAGVLGAIAGMLGTIQAAETLKYFIGTGELLTDTLLSFNALNMTFRRVPLRRQENCPLCGSNPTITELVDYEQAACAI; from the coding sequence ATGGATTATTCAGCGGAGCAACTGGAACGGTACAGCCGGCATATTATTTTGCAGGAAGTAGGGGTGGAAGGGCAGGAAAAGATCGCCGCCGCCCGGGTGCTGATCGTCGGCGCCGGGGGGCTGGGTTCTCCGGCGGCCCTTTACCTTGCGGCGGCCGGGATCGGGACCATCGGGATTGTCGATGGCGATGTGGTGGATCTTTCCAACCTGCAGCGCCAGATCGCCCACCACACCAAGGATGTAGGACGGGAAAAGGTGCTCTCGGCGCAGGAAAAAATGGTGGCCATCAACCCCGGGGTCAAGGTGCAGACCCACCGGATGCTGCTTAAGGCCGATAACATCCGGGAGGTGATCAGGGATTACGATTTTGTGCTGGACGGCACCGACAATTTCCCCACCAAATTTCTGGTCAACGACGCCTGTGTCATGGAAAATATTCCCTTTTCCCACGGCGGTATTCTGCGCTTCGACGGTCAGACCATGACTGTGCTGCCGGGCAAATCCTCCTGCTATCGCTGCACCTTCCGGCAACCGCCACCGCCGGATGCCGTCCCCACCTGTTCCCAAGCCGGCGTGCTGGGGGCCATTGCCGGAATGCTGGGTACCATCCAGGCCGCCGAAACTTTGAAATACTTCATCGGCACCGGGGAGCTGCTCACCGATACGCTGCTCAGCTTCAATGCCCTCAATATGACCTTCCGTCGCGTGCCCCTGCGGCGCCAGGAAAACTGCCCCCTGTGCGGCAGCAACCCCACCATCACCGAACTGGTGGATTACGAGCAGGCCGCCTGCGCCATTTAG
- a CDS encoding O-acetylhomoserine aminocarboxypropyltransferase/cysteine synthase family protein has protein sequence MSGFATRAVHGGPGGTADPAHHALRGPVYDTVSFGFTSAAEIADAFAGRKAAHSYTRITNPTVAELEGRVQALAGGRGVVALSSGMAAISTTIMALAGAGTNIVAARSLFGNTASLLAHTLAPWGLETRFVDMDDLEQVAAAIDADTRAVFCESITNPQLEVVDLGALAAICRAKEVPLVVDNTATTFYLCPAGKLGADIEVISSTKYLSGGGTSVGGLIIDHGSFNWQKSPRLVEFAKGFGPFALLVALRREISRNIGACLAPHNAWLQTLGLETLALRLEKSCQNALDLARFLSRLPEVGAVNYPGLPDNPYHQLASRQFAGRYGGVLTFELAGRDECFACLDRLRLIKRATNINDNKTLAIHPASTIFTEFSPEQRAAMGVREGMIRISTGIEESEDLQQDLQQAIRSA, from the coding sequence ATGAGCGGTTTTGCCACCAGGGCGGTACATGGTGGCCCCGGCGGGACGGCCGATCCGGCCCATCATGCCCTGCGTGGCCCGGTTTATGACACAGTATCCTTCGGTTTTACCTCCGCCGCCGAAATCGCCGATGCCTTTGCCGGTCGCAAGGCGGCCCATTCCTACACCAGGATAACCAACCCCACGGTGGCTGAACTGGAAGGCCGGGTGCAGGCTCTGGCCGGCGGGCGCGGGGTGGTGGCTCTGTCTTCCGGGATGGCGGCGATTTCCACCACCATCATGGCCCTGGCCGGCGCCGGCACCAATATTGTCGCCGCCCGTTCACTGTTCGGCAACACCGCTTCCCTGCTGGCCCACACCCTGGCCCCCTGGGGGCTGGAAACCAGGTTTGTCGATATGGACGACCTGGAGCAGGTGGCGGCCGCCATCGATGCCGACACCCGGGCCGTCTTTTGCGAAAGTATTACCAATCCTCAACTGGAAGTGGTCGACCTTGGCGCCCTGGCCGCCATTTGCCGGGCCAAAGAGGTGCCCCTGGTGGTGGACAACACCGCCACCACCTTTTATCTCTGCCCGGCCGGCAAACTGGGGGCGGACATCGAGGTGATCTCCTCCACCAAGTATCTTTCCGGGGGCGGCACGTCGGTGGGCGGTCTGATCATCGATCATGGCAGTTTCAACTGGCAAAAATCACCCCGGCTGGTGGAGTTTGCCAAGGGCTTTGGACCCTTTGCCCTGCTAGTTGCCCTGCGCCGGGAGATTTCCCGCAACATTGGGGCCTGTCTGGCACCGCACAATGCCTGGCTGCAGACCCTGGGCCTGGAGACCCTGGCGCTGCGGCTGGAGAAAAGCTGCCAAAACGCCCTTGATCTGGCACGTTTTCTCAGCCGGTTGCCGGAGGTTGGGGCGGTTAACTATCCCGGCCTGCCGGACAACCCTTATCATCAACTGGCCTCAAGGCAGTTTGCCGGCCGGTATGGCGGCGTTCTCACCTTTGAGCTGGCCGGCCGGGACGAGTGTTTTGCCTGCCTGGACCGGCTGCGCCTGATCAAACGAGCCACCAACATCAACGATAATAAAACCCTGGCCATTCATCCCGCCTCCACCATTTTTACCGAGTTTTCCCCGGAGCAACGGGCCGCCATGGGGGTACGGGAAGGGATGATCAGAATTTCCACCGGCATTGAAGAGAGTGAAGATCTGCAACAGGACTTGCAACAGGCCATAAGGAGCGCGTGA
- the thiS gene encoding sulfur carrier protein ThiS, whose amino-acid sequence MQITVNGEAKEFSEDQVNVTLVLTQQNVESPDMVAVQVNGAFVDKGEFDQRVLQEGDSVEFLYFMGGGAV is encoded by the coding sequence ATGCAGATTACAGTGAATGGTGAGGCCAAAGAATTTTCGGAAGATCAGGTTAATGTCACCTTGGTTCTGACCCAGCAGAATGTTGAATCGCCGGACATGGTGGCCGTACAGGTCAACGGCGCTTTCGTGGATAAAGGCGAATTCGACCAGCGGGTGCTGCAGGAAGGCGACAGTGTGGAGTTTCTGTACTTTATGGGTGGCGGCGCGGTATGA
- a CDS encoding FIST signal transduction protein — protein sequence MKIATSHSCQPDTLSAVQESCRQLRHRLAQDPDILFVHWSVLYPGEELRKLLADQFPDCRIHGASSCLGGMTEEGVFSQDGRGMVLMGLADPQGAYGVAGGKLGANTRESAADIVLEAINNAGRPGEMPDLVRISSAPGYEDDIITGIETVLGPETPIIGGSAADNQVRGEWELITHRQHLRQGLVITVFYPSTTLSFAFHNGYSPTQAKGRITKGAGRVIEQIDHQPAALVYNDWTGGIISSALENQGSVLADTTLYPLGRVVGEIGGVPYFTLAHPDRVTAGQGLSLFADIKEGDEIILMRGTVETLISRAGRVAQAALQANRLTPEEISGAMVIYCAGCMLTVKDRIDEVSQSLNSALGGKPFLGAFTFGEQGCFPSGENRHANLMISAIVFGPTR from the coding sequence ATGAAAATCGCCACCAGTCACAGTTGCCAGCCTGACACCTTGTCTGCGGTACAGGAATCCTGCCGGCAACTGCGGCACCGACTTGCGCAAGACCCGGACATTCTTTTCGTTCATTGGTCGGTGCTTTACCCGGGAGAGGAATTGCGGAAACTGCTGGCCGACCAATTCCCCGACTGCCGGATCCACGGAGCCAGCTCATGCCTGGGGGGGATGACCGAAGAGGGGGTTTTTTCCCAGGATGGCCGAGGAATGGTGCTGATGGGCCTGGCCGACCCCCAGGGGGCTTACGGGGTTGCCGGCGGCAAGTTGGGAGCCAACACTCGCGAAAGCGCCGCCGACATCGTTCTTGAGGCCATCAATAACGCCGGGCGACCGGGAGAAATGCCCGATCTGGTCAGAATTTCCTCCGCGCCAGGCTACGAAGATGACATCATCACGGGTATTGAGACCGTACTGGGCCCGGAAACTCCTATCATTGGAGGCAGTGCCGCCGACAACCAAGTCCGGGGAGAATGGGAACTGATCACCCACCGGCAGCATTTACGCCAAGGCCTGGTGATCACCGTTTTTTATCCCTCCACCACGCTCTCCTTCGCCTTTCACAACGGCTACAGCCCCACCCAGGCCAAAGGGCGAATCACCAAAGGTGCCGGCCGGGTTATCGAGCAGATAGATCACCAGCCGGCGGCCCTGGTTTACAATGACTGGACCGGCGGCATCATCTCATCGGCCCTGGAAAATCAAGGGTCGGTACTGGCCGACACCACCCTTTACCCTTTAGGTCGAGTGGTGGGGGAGATCGGTGGAGTGCCTTATTTCACCCTCGCCCACCCCGACCGGGTTACCGCCGGCCAGGGCTTAAGCCTTTTTGCCGACATCAAGGAAGGCGACGAAATCATTCTCATGCGAGGTACCGTGGAGACCCTGATTTCCAGGGCCGGCCGGGTAGCCCAGGCGGCCCTGCAGGCCAACCGGTTGACCCCGGAGGAAATCAGCGGGGCCATGGTCATTTACTGCGCCGGCTGCATGCTCACCGTTAAGGACCGTATCGATGAGGTGTCACAATCCCTCAACTCGGCCCTGGGCGGGAAACCTTTTTTGGGGGCTTTCACCTTCGGCGAGCAGGGCTGCTTCCCGAGCGGGGAAAATCGCCACGCCAACCTGATGATTTCCGCCATAGTTTTCGGCCCCACCAGATAA
- a CDS encoding hybrid sensor histidine kinase/response regulator: protein MQPLNNDELLREALLDLAKARELEERQRRKSEALLTGLRVLIKPADSARMFKELLAVLQEILNFEEAFVLARRPDGSLVPTVATSETMLAGRWLPQAMLQRVLAGRPVTVFDVGQIEEWRQQPAEILAKVSSALHVPLREGEQAAVLVCTHSRRSFFNRNHQRLAENFSTLASQALLNAERQQMEDQLFQARKMEALGILAGGIAHDFNNILTPILINAQMAKLEARDNPILEQSLQQIEQATERAGALIQQILDFNRQGKHEPQPIQLGPIIKEALKFLRSTVAPNIEMEYTKKVDHDMVAADPTQMLQVIMNLALNAAYAMRDSGGRLEIELNAGDRLPPVAAPDAEQQESWLKMVVRDHGPGINPEHLHRIFDPFFTTKGKGEGSGMGLAVVHGIVSNHGGTINCYSQPGQGATFEILLPEITGRQPATTGSSPPAEMTGGQETILLVDDELPVVQAFAPNLEKLGYRVDTTTNSEEALAMIRRSPKAYDLLITDYNMPRLNGLELARQVKQTVPQLPIILCTGFSGYLDDEQQAQDIATCISKPFSIGEIAAVIRNTLNQDGRQNDGPRAGNR from the coding sequence ATGCAACCGCTCAACAACGACGAACTGCTACGCGAGGCGCTGCTCGACCTGGCCAAAGCCCGCGAACTGGAGGAGCGCCAGCGGCGCAAATCGGAGGCCCTGTTGACCGGCCTGCGGGTGCTGATCAAACCGGCGGACAGTGCCCGGATGTTCAAGGAACTGCTGGCCGTATTACAGGAGATCCTCAACTTCGAAGAGGCCTTTGTCCTGGCCCGTCGCCCCGACGGCTCGCTGGTGCCCACCGTTGCCACCAGCGAGACCATGCTGGCCGGCCGCTGGTTACCGCAGGCCATGTTACAGCGGGTGTTGGCCGGCAGGCCGGTCACCGTTTTTGATGTCGGGCAAATTGAGGAGTGGCGGCAACAACCGGCAGAGATTCTGGCCAAGGTCTCTTCGGCTCTGCATGTCCCCTTGCGCGAGGGGGAGCAGGCGGCTGTTCTGGTCTGCACCCATTCCCGGCGCAGCTTTTTTAACCGTAACCACCAGCGGCTGGCGGAAAATTTTTCCACCCTGGCCTCCCAGGCCCTGCTCAACGCCGAACGCCAGCAAATGGAGGACCAGCTTTTCCAGGCCCGCAAAATGGAGGCGCTGGGCATTCTGGCCGGAGGAATCGCCCACGACTTCAACAACATCCTGACCCCCATCCTCATCAACGCCCAAATGGCCAAGCTGGAAGCGCGAGACAACCCCATTCTGGAGCAAAGCCTGCAACAAATCGAACAGGCCACCGAGCGGGCCGGGGCCTTGATTCAGCAAATTCTCGACTTCAACCGCCAGGGCAAACATGAACCCCAACCCATCCAGCTGGGCCCAATTATCAAGGAAGCCTTAAAATTTCTACGTTCCACCGTTGCTCCAAACATTGAAATGGAGTATACAAAAAAGGTGGACCACGACATGGTGGCCGCTGACCCCACGCAGATGCTGCAGGTAATCATGAACCTGGCCTTGAATGCGGCTTATGCCATGCGGGATAGCGGCGGTCGGCTGGAAATTGAACTGAACGCCGGTGATCGCCTGCCACCTGTTGCCGCACCGGATGCCGAACAACAAGAGTCCTGGCTGAAGATGGTGGTCAGAGACCACGGCCCGGGGATCAACCCGGAACACCTGCATCGCATTTTTGATCCTTTTTTCACCACTAAAGGCAAAGGTGAAGGCTCCGGCATGGGCCTGGCCGTGGTCCACGGTATTGTCAGCAACCATGGCGGCACCATCAACTGCTACAGCCAGCCCGGCCAGGGTGCCACTTTTGAAATTCTGCTGCCCGAGATAACCGGGCGGCAACCGGCAACAACCGGCTCCTCCCCGCCGGCAGAGATGACCGGCGGACAGGAAACAATACTCTTGGTGGATGACGAACTGCCGGTGGTGCAGGCCTTTGCCCCCAACCTGGAGAAACTCGGCTACCGGGTGGACACCACCACCAACAGCGAAGAGGCCTTGGCCATGATCCGCCGGTCCCCTAAGGCCTATGATCTGTTGATTACCGATTACAATATGCCGAGGCTAAACGGCCTCGAGCTGGCCCGCCAGGTGAAACAAACAGTGCCGCAACTGCCGATTATACTCTGTACCGGCTTCAGCGGTTATCTGGATGATGAGCAACAGGCACAAGACATTGCCACCTGCATAAGCAAACCATTCAGTATCGGCGAGATTGCCGCCGTCATCCGCAATACTTTGAACCAAGATGGAAGACAAAACGATGGCCCACGTGCTGGTAATCGATGA